In the Variovorax sp. S12S4 genome, one interval contains:
- a CDS encoding class I SAM-dependent rRNA methyltransferase yields MKTLRLKPGKERSLQRRHPWIFESAIARGGADSGETVRVESHDGAFLAWAAFSPVSKIRARAWSFVETQRIDAAFLASVCARAVAARGLFDLQSDGVRLIHGEADGLPGLIVDRYGDTLVAQFLSAGVERWKAAIADALLEATGLHKLYERSDASGREREGLKPVTGWLRGEGATEITIREHGWKLSLDIATGHKTGFYLDQRDSRQRFAELAQHRRFRRVLNCFCYTGGFTVAALAGLQAAGAMDGVELVSVDSSQPALEKARANLALNGFGSEGSGVKAEFLDANVNTVLREFIEQGRTFDAIVLDPPKFAPTAAHADRAARAYKDINRLALKLLEPGGVLLTFSCSGGISADLFHKIVASAGIDAQVDGYISERLGAAPDHPMTIEFPEGEYLKGLVVVKKPA; encoded by the coding sequence ATGAAAACCCTCCGCCTCAAGCCCGGCAAAGAGCGCTCGCTGCAGCGCCGCCACCCCTGGATCTTCGAATCCGCCATTGCACGCGGCGGCGCCGATTCGGGCGAAACGGTGCGGGTCGAATCGCATGACGGCGCCTTCCTGGCGTGGGCGGCGTTCAGCCCGGTTTCCAAGATCCGCGCGCGGGCCTGGAGCTTTGTCGAAACGCAGCGCATCGATGCCGCATTCCTGGCCTCGGTGTGCGCCCGCGCCGTGGCCGCCAGGGGGCTTTTCGACCTGCAGAGCGACGGCGTGCGGCTGATCCACGGCGAGGCCGATGGGCTGCCGGGCCTTATCGTCGATCGCTACGGAGACACGCTGGTGGCGCAGTTCCTGTCGGCCGGCGTCGAGCGCTGGAAGGCTGCCATTGCCGACGCGCTGCTCGAGGCGACCGGGCTGCACAAGCTTTATGAGCGTTCCGACGCCAGCGGGCGCGAGCGCGAGGGCCTGAAGCCCGTCACGGGCTGGTTGCGCGGGGAGGGCGCCACCGAGATCACGATTCGCGAGCATGGCTGGAAGCTGTCGCTCGACATTGCGACCGGCCACAAGACCGGCTTCTATCTCGACCAGCGCGACAGTCGCCAGCGCTTTGCCGAGCTGGCTCAGCACCGGCGCTTCAGGCGCGTGCTCAACTGCTTTTGCTACACCGGCGGCTTTACCGTGGCGGCGCTTGCCGGCCTGCAGGCGGCGGGTGCGATGGATGGCGTGGAGCTGGTGTCGGTCGATTCTTCGCAGCCGGCGCTCGAAAAGGCGCGGGCCAACCTGGCGCTGAACGGCTTCGGCAGCGAGGGTTCGGGCGTGAAGGCCGAGTTTCTGGACGCCAACGTCAACACCGTGCTGCGCGAGTTCATCGAACAGGGCCGGACCTTCGACGCCATCGTGCTCGACCCGCCCAAGTTTGCGCCCACCGCGGCCCATGCCGACCGCGCGGCCCGCGCCTACAAGGACATCAACCGCCTTGCGCTCAAGCTGCTGGAGCCCGGCGGCGTGCTGCTGACTTTTTCATGCTCGGGTGGCATCAGCGCCGATCTTTTTCACAAGATCGTGGCATCGGCGGGCATAGACGCCCAAGTAGACGGCTACATCAGCGAACGCCTCGGCGCGGCGCCCGACCACCCGATGACCATCGAGTTCCCGGAGGGCGAATACCTCAAGGGCCTGGTGGTGGTGAAAAAGCCGGCTTGA
- a CDS encoding CobW family GTP-binding protein: MALIPATILTGFLGSGKTTLLKRILTEAHGQKIAVIENEFGEENIDSDILVTESKEQIVQMSNGCVCCTIREDLREALQLLAAKKRQGLLDFDRVVIETTGLADPGPVAQTFFMDDEIAESYLLDSILTLVDAKHAPQQLNDRQEARRQVGFADQIFISKSELVSAEETEALIHRLKHMNPRAPQQKAHFGDVPLKDIFDLRGFNLNAKLDIDPDFLKEDDHDHDDHDGHDHAHGEHCDHPSHKHEGHGHHHHTDDDVKSFVYKADRPFDPAKLEDFLGAIVNIYGPRMLRYKGVLSMKGTERKVIFQGVHQLMGSDLGPEWGKDEARQSRMVFIGIELPREILEQGLEQCLV, translated from the coding sequence ATGGCCCTTATTCCCGCCACCATCCTCACCGGCTTTCTAGGCTCGGGCAAGACGACGCTGCTCAAGCGCATCCTGACGGAGGCCCACGGCCAGAAGATCGCGGTGATCGAGAACGAGTTCGGCGAAGAGAACATCGACAGCGACATTCTCGTGACCGAATCGAAAGAGCAGATCGTGCAGATGAGCAACGGCTGCGTCTGCTGCACCATTCGCGAAGACCTGCGCGAAGCCCTGCAACTGCTGGCCGCCAAGAAGCGCCAGGGCCTGCTCGACTTCGACCGCGTGGTGATCGAGACCACCGGCCTGGCCGACCCCGGCCCCGTGGCGCAGACCTTCTTCATGGACGACGAAATTGCCGAGAGCTATTTGCTCGACTCGATCCTGACGCTGGTCGATGCCAAGCATGCGCCGCAGCAGCTCAACGACCGCCAGGAAGCGCGCCGCCAAGTGGGTTTTGCCGACCAGATCTTCATCAGCAAGAGCGAGCTGGTGTCGGCCGAAGAAACCGAGGCGCTGATTCACCGCCTGAAGCACATGAACCCGCGCGCGCCGCAGCAAAAGGCGCATTTCGGCGATGTGCCGCTGAAAGACATTTTCGACCTGCGCGGCTTCAACCTGAACGCCAAGCTCGACATCGACCCCGACTTCCTGAAGGAAGACGACCACGATCACGACGACCACGATGGGCATGACCACGCGCATGGCGAGCATTGCGACCATCCCTCGCACAAGCACGAGGGGCACGGCCACCATCACCACACGGACGACGATGTCAAGAGCTTCGTCTACAAGGCCGACCGCCCCTTCGACCCGGCCAAGCTGGAGGATTTTCTGGGCGCTATCGTCAACATCTACGGCCCGCGCATGCTGCGCTACAAGGGCGTACTGAGCATGAAGGGCACCGAGCGCAAGGTGATTTTTCAGGGCGTGCACCAGCTGATGGGCAGCGACCTGGGCCCCGAGTGGGGCAAGGACGAAGCGCGCCAGAGCCGCATGGTGTTCATCGGCATCGAGCTGCCGCGCGAAATACTGGAGCAGGGGCTCGAGCAGTGCCTGGTGTGA
- a CDS encoding YdgA family protein, with product MSKKAVLGTLAAAIAVAYGGSTWWAGSKVKSSYEAALEELPKQTALVRVIDRKYESGFFGAVSTVTFEFGCAADTAAAQVPAVAKPAEPGEEDDEEADAESTPFKPVRITVRDTIRHGPIAGGTLAAATIDSELVLDVKAQAEAEKLFGKAKPLTAHTKVAFNGGYATDLTVAPIKLAEEGKGQFTWQGAQMRAEMNGARTQVNYSLAMPGLDLTDTRTGVTLKMGKLAGKADMNKSEGWILATGKTEARLDSFEFSAPKGLGASGSGKPLPAVLLQNIDMIADANIKDGLYESIGTIKGTGKVGETKIDKFEMTSGGRRIHAAGYKKLADAWMQSAAINGCGKGGGKASQAAMQALMDQLAPDLKAMAKYNPELGLDKMLVEIGGKRGEISYTAGLVGVTDEDLKEPGMALLMKRGVLKASVRLPMQWLEQIAATGAESGQLPPPEMVAGLVEQGEGMGFVKRDGTDITSQVEYSEGNLKVNGKPLGGMGGK from the coding sequence TTGAGCAAAAAAGCAGTTTTGGGCACGCTGGCCGCAGCCATCGCCGTTGCCTATGGTGGCAGCACGTGGTGGGCGGGCTCCAAAGTCAAGTCCAGCTACGAAGCCGCCCTGGAGGAGTTGCCGAAGCAGACCGCGCTGGTGCGCGTGATCGATCGCAAATACGAAAGCGGATTCTTCGGTGCAGTCAGCACCGTGACCTTCGAGTTCGGTTGCGCCGCCGATACGGCCGCCGCGCAGGTGCCCGCGGTTGCCAAGCCCGCCGAGCCGGGCGAAGAGGACGACGAAGAAGCCGATGCCGAGAGCACGCCGTTCAAGCCGGTGCGCATTACCGTGCGCGACACCATTCGCCACGGCCCGATTGCCGGCGGCACGCTGGCTGCGGCCACCATTGACAGCGAACTGGTGCTCGATGTGAAGGCCCAGGCCGAAGCCGAAAAGCTCTTCGGCAAGGCCAAGCCCCTGACCGCCCACACCAAGGTGGCGTTCAACGGCGGCTACGCAACCGACCTGACGGTGGCGCCGATCAAGCTGGCCGAAGAAGGCAAGGGACAGTTCACCTGGCAAGGCGCACAAATGCGCGCCGAGATGAACGGCGCCCGTACCCAGGTGAACTACAGCCTGGCAATGCCCGGCCTGGACCTGACCGACACGCGCACCGGCGTGACCCTGAAAATGGGCAAGCTGGCCGGCAAGGCCGACATGAACAAGAGCGAAGGCTGGATTCTTGCCACGGGCAAGACCGAAGCCCGGCTCGACAGCTTCGAGTTCTCGGCGCCCAAGGGCCTGGGTGCCAGCGGCAGCGGCAAGCCCCTGCCCGCCGTGCTGCTGCAGAACATCGACATGATTGCCGATGCCAACATCAAGGACGGCCTCTACGAATCGATCGGCACCATCAAGGGCACCGGCAAGGTCGGCGAAACGAAGATCGACAAGTTCGAGATGACCAGCGGCGGACGCCGCATTCACGCGGCCGGCTACAAGAAGCTGGCCGACGCCTGGATGCAGTCGGCCGCCATCAACGGCTGCGGCAAGGGCGGCGGCAAAGCCTCCCAGGCCGCCATGCAGGCGCTGATGGACCAGCTCGCCCCGGACCTCAAGGCCATGGCCAAGTACAACCCCGAGCTCGGGCTGGACAAGATGCTGGTCGAAATCGGCGGCAAGCGCGGCGAAATCAGCTACACGGCCGGCCTGGTCGGCGTGACCGACGAAGACCTGAAGGAACCCGGCATGGCGCTCCTGATGAAGCGCGGCGTGCTCAAGGCCAGTGTGCGGCTGCCGATGCAATGGCTGGAGCAGATTGCCGCCACCGGCGCCGAGAGCGGCCAGCTGCCGCCGCCTGAAATGGTGGCCGGCCTGGTCGAGCAAGGCGAAGGCATGGGCTTCGTCAAGCGCGACGGCACCGACATCACGAGCCAGGTCGAATACAGCGAAGGCAACCTGAAGGTCAACGGCAAGCCGCTGGGCGGCATGGGCGGCAAGTAA
- the dksA gene encoding RNA polymerase-binding protein DksA: MPAQTAAPAPARGGRVSRLSQLTVPSMPQSVASTAAKSSFSQAPSNALVPPPPVAVKKDPKLANNWKAKSAAELTDAEVIAMPDSEYMNEKQMAFFRLKLVELKRGILENAGETTEHLREDTVVVPDPADRATIEEEHALELRTRDRERKLLKKIEQSIQRIDAGDYGYCDETGEPIGVGRLLARPTATLSLEAQQRRELKQKMFGD; the protein is encoded by the coding sequence ATGCCCGCTCAGACCGCCGCACCCGCCCCCGCGCGAGGTGGCCGCGTGTCCCGGCTGTCGCAGCTGACCGTGCCTTCCATGCCGCAATCGGTGGCTTCCACCGCTGCCAAGTCCTCCTTCTCGCAGGCGCCCTCCAATGCGCTGGTGCCGCCGCCTCCCGTGGCGGTCAAGAAAGACCCGAAGCTCGCCAACAACTGGAAAGCCAAGTCGGCTGCCGAGTTGACCGACGCCGAGGTCATCGCCATGCCCGACTCCGAGTACATGAACGAAAAGCAGATGGCGTTCTTCCGCCTGAAGCTGGTCGAGCTCAAGCGCGGCATTCTCGAAAACGCCGGTGAAACCACCGAGCACCTGCGCGAAGACACCGTGGTGGTGCCCGATCCGGCCGACCGCGCCACCATCGAGGAAGAGCACGCACTCGAGCTGCGCACGCGCGACCGCGAGCGCAAGCTGCTCAAGAAGATCGAGCAGTCGATCCAGCGCATCGACGCCGGCGACTACGGCTACTGCGACGAAACCGGCGAACCCATCGGCGTCGGCCGCCTGCTGGCCCGCCCCACGGCCACGCTGTCGCTCGAAGCGCAGCAGCGCCGCGAACTCAAGCAGAAGATGTTCGGGGACTGA
- a CDS encoding STAS domain-containing protein: MIRFAHGDDTGAEAILLQALASESAGAEGDHAAAERDETRWRALFDLYRATGDATRFAAARMRYAQRMKRMGPDWVPLDELARDVQAVAASEHAELASAAADWTSPARLSRDGLVNLTRALSQAGPIWTLDWRALTAVEADAVSPLRVLFTHWANSPVKLRFIGSAKLLAVLAEATPNNERSTEDVWWQLHLATLRMMNLPDDFELVALNYCITYEVSPPAWQDPNGECTTIEAPEGSRSGAGSVWSLLSVNGESDSFPSTDSGFAALAGDLRGEAHSSLQRLDVDLRNTTAPVISCAALLRMDLAAAGTLLSWVRARDAQGERVQFVDAHRLIAALFDLVGIADHATVAVRKN; this comes from the coding sequence GTGATCCGTTTCGCGCATGGCGACGACACCGGCGCCGAAGCCATTCTTCTGCAGGCCCTGGCCTCCGAAAGTGCCGGCGCCGAGGGCGACCACGCCGCCGCCGAGCGCGACGAGACGCGCTGGCGCGCCTTGTTCGACCTGTATCGCGCCACCGGCGACGCGACCCGGTTTGCCGCCGCCCGCATGCGCTACGCACAGCGCATGAAGCGCATGGGGCCCGACTGGGTTCCACTCGACGAACTGGCGCGCGACGTGCAGGCGGTAGCCGCCAGCGAGCACGCCGAACTGGCTTCGGCGGCTGCCGACTGGACCAGCCCCGCACGCCTGTCGCGCGATGGGCTGGTCAACCTCACGCGTGCGTTGTCGCAGGCCGGCCCGATCTGGACGCTCGATTGGCGCGCGCTGACCGCGGTCGAGGCCGATGCCGTCTCTCCATTGCGCGTGCTGTTCACCCATTGGGCGAATTCGCCGGTCAAGCTGCGCTTCATCGGCTCGGCCAAACTGCTTGCCGTGCTGGCCGAGGCCACGCCCAACAACGAGCGCAGCACCGAAGACGTGTGGTGGCAGTTGCACCTGGCCACGCTGCGCATGATGAACCTGCCGGACGACTTCGAGCTGGTGGCGCTCAACTACTGCATTACCTACGAGGTGTCGCCGCCTGCGTGGCAAGACCCGAATGGCGAATGCACCACGATCGAGGCGCCGGAAGGGAGCCGCTCGGGCGCCGGCTCCGTGTGGTCGCTGTTGTCCGTCAACGGCGAATCGGACAGCTTTCCTTCCACCGACAGCGGCTTTGCCGCCTTGGCCGGCGACCTGCGCGGCGAGGCGCATTCGAGCCTGCAGCGGCTGGACGTCGACTTGCGCAACACCACCGCGCCGGTTATTTCGTGTGCGGCGCTGCTGCGCATGGACCTTGCCGCCGCCGGCACGCTGCTGAGCTGGGTGCGTGCGCGCGACGCCCAGGGCGAGCGAGTCCAGTTCGTGGACGCCCATCGCCTGATTGCGGCGTTGTTCGACCTGGTGGGCATTGCCGACCACGCCACGGTAGCGGTTCGCAAGAACTGA
- the hslV gene encoding ATP-dependent protease subunit HslV, translating into MEQFHGTTIVSVRRKTPQGDQVAIGGDGQVTLGNIVIKGTARKVRRLYHGKVLAGFAGATADAFTLFERFEAKLEKHQGHLTRAAVELTKDWRTDRVLRKLEAMLAVADATTSLIITGNGDVLEPEDGVIAIGSGGAYAQSAAKALIDNTDLTAEQIVRKSLAIAGEICIYTNMNHTVEAL; encoded by the coding sequence ATGGAACAGTTTCACGGCACCACCATCGTGAGCGTGCGCCGCAAGACCCCCCAGGGCGACCAAGTCGCCATTGGCGGGGACGGGCAGGTCACTCTCGGCAATATCGTCATCAAGGGCACGGCGCGCAAGGTGCGGCGGCTCTATCACGGCAAGGTGCTGGCTGGCTTTGCCGGCGCCACGGCCGACGCCTTCACGCTCTTCGAGCGCTTCGAGGCCAAGCTTGAAAAGCACCAGGGCCACCTGACCCGCGCCGCGGTCGAACTCACCAAGGACTGGCGCACCGACCGCGTGCTACGCAAGCTCGAAGCCATGCTGGCCGTAGCTGACGCCACCACCTCGCTCATCATCACCGGCAACGGCGACGTGCTGGAGCCTGAAGACGGCGTCATCGCCATCGGCTCGGGCGGTGCGTATGCGCAGTCGGCCGCCAAGGCGCTGATCGACAACACGGACCTGACGGCTGAGCAAATTGTGCGCAAATCGCTCGCGATAGCCGGCGAAATCTGCATTTACACGAACATGAACCACACGGTGGAAGCGCTCTGA
- the hslU gene encoding ATP-dependent protease ATPase subunit HslU, with protein sequence MSMTPQEIVSELDNHIVGQPAAKRAVAIALRNRWRRQQVEEKLRTEITPKNILMIGPTGVGKTEIARRLARLADAPFIKVEATKFTEVGYVGKDVDSIIRDLAEIAVKQTREAESAKVRARAEDAAEERILDVLLPPARGSDGAAPALDGPNPTRQAFRKKLREHQLDDKEIELDLAETRAPLEIMGPAGMEEMTEQLRGMFGQLGGGKRKTRKLKIAEAMRLLIDEEAAKLVNEDEIRTQAITNAEQNGIVFIDEIDKVATRSEAQGSDVSRQGVQRDLLPLVEGTAVTTKYGVVRTDHMLFIASGAFHLSKPSDLIPELQGRFPIRVELQSLSVADFESILTQTRASLVKQYQALLATEGVTLEFTPEGVNRLAAIAFEVNERTENIGARRLSTVMERLLDEVSFDATRIGGQTIRIDAAYVDERLAALSHDEDLSRFIL encoded by the coding sequence ATGTCCATGACCCCGCAGGAAATCGTTTCCGAGCTCGACAACCACATCGTCGGGCAACCGGCCGCCAAGCGCGCCGTGGCCATTGCGCTGCGCAACCGCTGGCGCCGCCAGCAGGTCGAAGAAAAGCTTCGCACCGAGATCACGCCGAAGAACATCCTCATGATCGGCCCCACGGGCGTGGGCAAGACCGAAATTGCGCGCCGCCTCGCGCGGCTGGCCGATGCGCCCTTCATCAAGGTGGAAGCGACCAAGTTCACCGAGGTGGGCTATGTGGGCAAGGACGTCGATTCGATCATTCGCGACCTGGCCGAAATCGCCGTCAAGCAGACGCGCGAAGCCGAAAGCGCCAAGGTGCGCGCCCGCGCTGAAGACGCCGCCGAGGAACGCATTCTCGACGTGCTGCTGCCGCCCGCGCGTGGCAGCGACGGCGCCGCGCCGGCGCTGGATGGGCCCAACCCCACCCGGCAGGCCTTCCGCAAGAAGCTGCGCGAGCACCAGCTCGACGACAAGGAGATCGAGCTCGACCTTGCCGAGACCCGCGCTCCGCTAGAGATCATGGGCCCGGCGGGCATGGAGGAAATGACCGAGCAGCTGCGCGGCATGTTCGGCCAGCTCGGCGGCGGCAAGCGCAAGACGCGCAAGCTCAAGATCGCCGAGGCCATGCGCCTGCTGATCGACGAAGAGGCCGCCAAGCTGGTCAACGAAGACGAAATTCGCACCCAGGCCATCACCAATGCCGAGCAGAACGGCATCGTCTTCATCGACGAGATCGACAAGGTCGCCACGCGCAGCGAAGCCCAGGGCTCCGACGTGTCGCGCCAGGGCGTGCAGCGCGACCTGCTGCCGCTGGTCGAGGGCACGGCCGTCACCACCAAGTACGGCGTGGTGCGCACCGACCACATGCTCTTCATTGCGAGCGGCGCCTTTCACCTCAGCAAGCCGAGCGACCTGATTCCCGAGCTGCAGGGGCGCTTTCCGATCCGCGTCGAACTGCAGTCGCTCTCGGTGGCGGACTTCGAAAGCATCCTCACGCAAACGCGCGCTTCGCTCGTGAAGCAGTACCAGGCGCTGCTTGCAACCGAAGGCGTCACGCTCGAGTTCACGCCCGAGGGCGTCAACCGCCTGGCGGCCATTGCATTCGAAGTGAACGAGCGCACCGAGAACATCGGCGCACGCCGTTTGTCGACCGTGATGGAACGGCTGCTCGATGAGGTAAGCTTCGATGCCACCCGCATCGGCGGACAGACCATCCGCATCGATGCTGCTTACGTCGACGAGCGCCTTGCGGCACTAAGTCACGACGAAGACCTTTCGCGCTTCATCCTCTGA
- the mraZ gene encoding division/cell wall cluster transcriptional repressor MraZ codes for MFQGASSLSLDAKGRLSVPTRHRDVLSATANGQLTITKHPHGCLMVFPRPEWEKFRERIAALPMSAQWWKRVFLGNAMDVEMDGTGRILVSPELRVATGITRETLLLGMGNHFELWDKATYEAKEAEATQGEMPDVFQDFAF; via the coding sequence GTGTTTCAAGGCGCTTCATCGCTCAGTCTCGATGCCAAGGGGCGGCTCTCCGTGCCGACCCGGCATCGTGACGTCCTGAGCGCGACGGCGAACGGCCAGCTCACCATCACCAAGCACCCGCACGGGTGCCTCATGGTGTTCCCGCGTCCCGAGTGGGAGAAATTCCGCGAGCGCATCGCCGCATTGCCGATGTCGGCACAGTGGTGGAAGCGCGTTTTCCTCGGCAACGCCATGGACGTCGAGATGGACGGCACCGGCCGTATCCTCGTGTCGCCCGAACTGCGTGTGGCCACCGGCATCACGCGCGAGACGCTGTTGTTGGGCATGGGCAACCATTTCGAGCTCTGGGACAAGGCCACCTACGAGGCCAAGGAGGCCGAGGCCACCCAGGGCGAGATGCCCGATGTGTTTCAGGACTTCGCGTTCTGA
- the rsmH gene encoding 16S rRNA (cytosine(1402)-N(4))-methyltransferase RsmH, with the protein MNTPWIHTTVMLNEAVEALLSGSTAATGTYVDATFGRGGHSRAILARLAPEGRLIAFDKDAEAVAEAARISDARFSIRHQGFRSLGELPDASVAGVLMDLGVSSPQIDNPVRGFSFRFDGPLDMRMDTTRGESVAEWLATAELQQIAEVIRDYGEERFAVQIAKAIVARRQERGAISTTTELAELVAGTVKTREQGQNPATRTFQAFRIFINAELEELQQALEASLSVLQPGGRLAVISFHSLEDRIVKQFIAKHSKEVYDRRAPFAAPKVMKLNALERIKPSAEEVSGNPRSRSAILRVAERTEAV; encoded by the coding sequence GTGAACACTCCATGGATTCATACAACCGTGATGCTGAACGAAGCGGTGGAAGCCCTTCTTTCCGGCAGCACCGCGGCGACCGGCACCTACGTGGACGCGACGTTCGGGCGCGGAGGGCATTCGCGCGCCATTCTCGCGAGGCTGGCTCCGGAAGGCAGGCTGATCGCATTCGACAAGGATGCGGAAGCGGTGGCCGAAGCAGCGCGCATCTCGGATGCGCGTTTTTCCATCCGGCACCAGGGATTCCGTTCGCTGGGTGAATTGCCCGATGCCAGCGTGGCGGGTGTGCTGATGGACCTGGGCGTGAGTTCGCCGCAAATCGACAACCCGGTGCGCGGTTTCAGTTTTCGTTTCGACGGCCCGCTCGACATGCGCATGGACACCACGCGCGGCGAGAGCGTGGCCGAATGGCTGGCAACAGCCGAACTTCAGCAGATTGCAGAGGTGATCCGTGACTATGGCGAAGAACGGTTTGCTGTTCAGATTGCAAAGGCGATTGTTGCTCGCAGACAAGAACGGGGCGCAATTTCAACCACCACCGAACTGGCCGAGCTCGTGGCTGGCACGGTCAAAACCCGCGAGCAGGGCCAGAACCCTGCAACGCGCACATTTCAGGCTTTTCGGATTTTCATCAACGCCGAGCTTGAAGAGCTGCAACAGGCGCTAGAGGCGAGCCTGTCGGTGCTGCAGCCCGGCGGCCGGCTCGCGGTGATCAGCTTCCACTCGCTGGAAGACCGCATCGTGAAGCAGTTCATCGCCAAGCACTCCAAGGAGGTGTACGACCGGCGTGCGCCTTTCGCGGCGCCCAAGGTAATGAAGCTCAATGCGCTGGAGCGCATCAAGCCCTCGGCCGAAGAGGTGAGCGGCAACCCGCGCTCGCGCAGCGCCATCCTGCGCGTGGCCGAGCGCACCGAGGCTGTTTGA
- the ftsL gene encoding cell division protein FtsL, whose product MTRLNLLLLLAVVATALYLVHTQYLSRQLYTELDRSQQEARRLELDHDRLQVEKRAQATPLRVEKLAKEQLQMRTTTPAITQYVRPDGTVIPAVVAPPPAPPAAPAPKPTAARPQR is encoded by the coding sequence ATGACACGCCTCAACCTGCTCCTGCTGCTGGCCGTCGTTGCGACGGCGCTGTACCTTGTGCACACGCAGTACCTGTCGCGCCAGCTGTACACCGAGCTCGACCGTTCGCAGCAGGAAGCGCGTCGCCTCGAGCTCGACCACGACCGGCTGCAAGTGGAAAAGCGCGCCCAGGCCACGCCGCTGCGCGTTGAAAAGCTCGCCAAGGAACAGCTTCAGATGCGCACCACCACGCCGGCCATCACGCAGTACGTGCGGCCCGATGGCACGGTCATTCCGGCCGTGGTTGCCCCGCCGCCCGCGCCGCCGGCCGCGCCCGCGCCAAAGCCCACCGCAGCGAGGCCCCAGCGATGA